The proteins below come from a single Halostagnicola larsenii XH-48 genomic window:
- a CDS encoding DUF368 domain-containing protein translates to MREFLRVYCKGLSMGAADVVPGVSGATIALIVGIYDRLIQAITAIDPREFGPAVRLHTPEGREAFLELFERTDAAFLISLGLGIVTSIVVLSQVMHDAVTSYPVPTYGFFFGLIAASAVVLYGNIDTWTVQRVAVAAVGIAIALAVTGVSAGGISHALPFVFVAGAIAICAMVLPGVSGSFFLVLLGQYEYMTGILSSFVDGVFGLVTGEPLEPVVDAGIIVVVFVVGAAIGLFSMAHVVRRALDRYRALTLVFLVSLMVGSLRLPIERVVSNLDGGVGHSPIAAIVAAVIGGAAVLLVDRYTEDLEYA, encoded by the coding sequence ATGCGTGAATTTCTCCGCGTCTACTGTAAGGGGCTCTCGATGGGTGCGGCGGATGTCGTTCCCGGCGTCTCCGGGGCGACCATCGCGCTGATCGTCGGCATCTACGATCGCTTGATTCAGGCGATTACGGCGATCGACCCGCGCGAGTTCGGACCGGCCGTCCGCCTCCACACGCCGGAGGGACGCGAGGCGTTTCTCGAGTTGTTCGAGCGGACGGATGCAGCGTTCCTCATCTCGCTCGGGCTCGGTATCGTGACGTCGATCGTCGTCCTCTCGCAAGTGATGCACGACGCGGTGACCTCCTACCCGGTTCCGACCTACGGGTTCTTCTTCGGGTTGATCGCCGCCTCGGCCGTCGTCCTCTACGGGAATATCGACACGTGGACGGTCCAGCGAGTCGCCGTGGCGGCGGTCGGCATCGCGATCGCGCTCGCCGTTACCGGGGTGTCCGCAGGGGGAATTTCACACGCTCTTCCGTTCGTGTTCGTCGCGGGTGCGATCGCGATCTGTGCGATGGTGTTACCCGGTGTCTCGGGGTCGTTCTTCCTCGTCCTGCTCGGGCAGTACGAGTACATGACCGGCATCTTGAGTTCGTTCGTCGACGGCGTTTTCGGACTCGTTACCGGCGAACCGCTCGAGCCGGTCGTTGACGCCGGAATAATCGTCGTCGTCTTCGTCGTCGGCGCGGCGATCGGTCTCTTTTCGATGGCACACGTCGTTCGGCGCGCGCTGGATCGATATCGCGCGCTGACGCTGGTTTTCCTAGTCAGTTTGATGGTTGGGTCGCTTCGACTGCCTATCGAGAGGGTTGTGTCGAACCTCGACGGCGGTGTCGGTCATTCACCGATCGCCGCGATCGTCGCCGCCGTCATCGGCGGGGCGGCGGTGCTCCTCGTCGATCGGTACACGGAGGATCTCGAGTACGCGTAA
- a CDS encoding DUF7503 family protein produces the protein MSATESMKDFLASHPRMLGALFTLVLLLGQAGTVAAGTHTQVGP, from the coding sequence ATGTCCGCAACAGAATCCATGAAAGACTTCCTCGCATCGCACCCACGAATGCTCGGCGCGCTGTTCACGCTCGTGCTGCTGCTCGGACAGGCAGGAACAGTCGCTGCTGGAACACACACTCAGGTGGGTCCGTAG